DNA from Malus sylvestris chromosome 11, drMalSylv7.2, whole genome shotgun sequence:
TCTTTTAGCCAATAACAGAGAATTACATTTAAAGGGCTTCATTAAATCCATCTGAATCTTTGTCAGCCTGCTCTTCGCTTCTCTGGTATGTAATGTTCTGCagaaatttggacaaaaaatggATGAAAAAGATTAACCCTTTTGTTTAGTGCAGTTGCTGGGTTTGCAGCTTGATTCTTTGTGAATTTTGGGTGCACCCCAAAAGGGCAAGAGCAAAAGAGAGTCCAGAAGCCATGGCAGAAGATGATTTGCCCACCAAGGCAGCAGTAGCAGAAGAAAATAATGTGTATACCAAAGATGGAACTGTGGATTTTCGTGGAAACCCAGCAAAGAGAAATGAAACAGGAACCTGGAAAGCCTGCCCTTTTATCCTAGGTACTTTCTGAAGATCTCTAACTTGCATCCCATGAACTTTAGTACGGGAAATTGTATCAAatattgggtttttatttttatttttatttttatttttgttggaacctccatttgtcccacatcggacagagggagaagagaagagtactttaaatagaattactaCACTTTAACTAACGTTGAGATTTTGAATTAAGTGGGGACTGTATCGGTGTTATTGGAGTGGACCCTTGGCCTGTCGACATGAAAAATTCTACAATTTTTAAttatgctatttttttttattgttttaattgatgtttttgggtttgatttgtaAGTAGGGAATGAATGCTGTGAGAGGTTGGCATTTTATGGGATGAGCTCAAATCTGGTGATTTATTTCAAGAGTCAATTGAATCAGACGAGTGCTGCTGCTGCGAAAAATAACTCGAATTGGGGTGGAACTTCCTACCTTACGCCATTGCTTGGAGCTTTATTGGCTGATTCCTATTTGGGAAGATACAAGACTATTGCCTCTTTCTCACTCATTTATATCATTGTAAGTCCTCCTGCCTTCAAATTCTTACCTTAGTTTATATCAATTTGGAAAAGTCCGTTAGCCAGTTTGGTAACCATTTCGTattgagtttttcgttaaaaatattAGGAAAATATATGCAAGAAACGAaagataaaaaatgaaaactaaaaactaaaaatgaaatgattatCAAGCCAGCACTTCTATTTTGCTTATCCCAATTGATTTGCAAGTGGCCCTTAAGTCAAATCATAGCTTACTGCAGGGTTCCAACCATACCCTTTACCTTAATTTTTCCAAACATATGACCCTGGTTGTTGTTGGAGTTTGGTTTTGTTGCGTTTTTATCTTCTCCATCAATAGTTTATGGATTGTGTGATAATTTTCATAGGGGATGACACTTTTGACAATGTCAGCATCGGTCCCGGGCATGAAACCAACCTGTGTTAGCAAAGATGTTTGCCATGCAAATGGTGGACAAACTGCAGCAACTTTCATAGCGCTTTACCTAATAGCGCTGGGCACGGGTGGGATTAAGCCGTGTGTCTCGTCCTATGGAGCAGACCAGtttgatgatgacgatgaggttGAAAAGAAGCACAAGGGTTCCTTCTTCAACTGGTTCTATTTTTCCATCAATGTTGGTGCTATGATTGCTAGTTCTGTGTTGGTGTGGATACAAGACAACGTGGGTTGGGAATGGGGTTTTGGCGTTCCAGCAGTGGCAATGGCTATTGCTGTGCTGAGTTTCTTTTCGGGGACTCGGTTGTACAGGAATCAGAAGCCTGGAGGTAGTCCTTTGACACGCATAATTCAGGTGATTGTGGCATCTATTAGAAATTACAAGGTGAAAGTACCGGAAGACAAGTCCCTTTTGTATGAGACTGCAGATGCAGAATCTTCCATCCAAGGAAGCCGCAAGCTTGATCACACAAATGAATTCAGGTTAGTTTTTCAACTGAAAAATCTTCGTTACTTGTAAAAGTTAATTTTGCTAAGATGGTAGTAAGGCTCACTTCAGTTGAGTAATCAAACTATAAGATTGAGAGTTCTTTTTTCTCTAGCATTAAAGCGATTAGTGGTTTTGTAGTTTTACTTTCGTTGTTGCTGTTCTGTTGGCCTGAAATTTTACTGCGCAGGTTCTTTGACAAAGCAGCGGTGGAGGTGCAAGTTGACCAGATAAAGGACTCGAAAAGCCCGTGGAGACTCACTACAGTTACCCAAGTGGAGGAGCTAAAATCAATCATAAGGCTGCTTCCCATATGGGCCACTGGTATCATCTTTGCCGCAGCCTGCAGTCAGATGAGCAACTTCTTTGTGTTGCAAGGCACCCTCATGGATATTCGTGTTGGCCGCTCTAGCTTTGAAATCCCAGCAGCATCTCTTTCCATCTTTGACACCCTAAGTGTCATTTTTTGGGTCCCAATATACGATCGAATCATTGTCCCAGCAGCTAGAAAATACACCGGTCAAAAGAATGGCCTAACTACACTCCAAAGGATGGGCATTGGCCTCTTCATCTCCATATTCTCGATGGTCTGTGCTGCAGTTTTGGAACTTATCAGACTCCGAAGTGTTCGACAGAACAACTATTACACATACGAGCACATGCCCATGTCAGTCTTTTGGCAAGTACCTCAGTATTTCCTCATAGGAGCTGCAGAAGTTTTCAAAGTCATAGGACAGCTGGAGTTTTTCTATGATCAAGCCCCAGACGCCATGAGGAGCCTGTGTTCTGCTCTCTCACTCTCCACCATTGCACTAGGAAACTACTTCAACTCTATTCTTGTCACCATCGTTACCAAAATGACTACAAAGAACGGCAACCCTGGATGGATACCGAACAATTTGAACTACGGACACCTTGATTATTTCTTCTGGCTATTGGCAGTGCTGAGTGTTCTTAACCTAGGAGTATACCTCTTCATTGCCAAGTGGTACACGTATAAAAAGACAGTTGGGACTCTGCGTTGATCGCGAAAAGAAGTGATACCATAAGAAGCCAGTTCTGTACTGTGGtgatttttaggttttatttttgttttcaatcaCTTGTAAATAGTTTGTCTTGTGTATGCAATTCTGTTAAACGTGAGTGTTCTTATGAGATGTTAAAACTTTCAATGAAGCAAGAATGGTTAAAAATGGAGTGAATTACAAGTCAGTCTTTACACATTTGTGGAGTTGATAAGGGAGTATGGCTACAATACTTAGAAGCATTCAACAGTTTGCCAGTCGGCATCGGCTACACAGTCTTCTTTGATCGAATTCAACGGCAACGGCTATTCAATCTTCTTTGATTGTCGTTGGATTAGATCTAAAAGCTCTAAGTGACTGTATTCAACTtttagagagattttttagtgtgctgAAGCATGGTCTAGTATACCAAAAGTCATAATGCAAGTGGTTGGACTTAGAcatgtattatgacacttggtaTACTGGGTCGTGTTCTCAGCACACTGAAATGTTTCTCCAATATTTAGGAGTATTGTAGATTTTTTCGGTTTATAAGATAACCATTCTCTCCAAACATTTGTGTTTTGAAATGGGGGAAACCCTCAAttggaaaaatttctccaatatTTAGGAGTATTGTAGATTTTTCGGTTTATAAGATAACCATTCTCTCCAAACATTTGTGATTTGAAATAGGAGAAACCCTCAATCGGAAAAGTTAGGAATAGAGAATAAGATcaattaatttgtagttttttagGCATTGCATTACTGACTGTAATGTGAGAATCACgtagtttttaaattatgtATGTCTAAGTAAACGCATGAATGTCATTTGAGGCTTGTCATTTAACACGTGCCATGTAGAATAAGGAATTATAGAATAATTCCAATACTCGTAAACGACTCGTAAACATGTGACGTATGCGCTATGCCTTGTTtgctccttttttatttttgggtttcttGGTTGGTGGGTCATATAAACCCGGCTCAGTTGCCATAACTAAAGACGTAGCCCAATTCTCTCTTTACCCTCAAACAAAAGCCATTTGAGGCCCGTCATCTAATGCGTACCATGTGAATCTCCCTGAAAATTTAGTTCGACTCGGAGCAAGATTGCAGAAAACTAAGGGATTTGAACGATCGCAAATGGTTCTCAAACGCTATCAGGATGCTAAAGCAGGGATTGTTTGATCAACCTCATGTGTTGCAGTTTCCGCAATTTGTTCTTCTATTTCGATTTTTCAACCCTCCAACTGTTTGATCAAATGCCTCAGTGAAATGCCCTAACCCTTTCTTCCGTTTTGAATGCGCTAATTTCAGGATACCAATTGGCCAAATCGTTCAATGCCGAGAAGTACTTGAGAAAATTGGGATTGGGCAAAGAAGACTACTACTTCTGGAAGCAAATAGGCAAGGCACTGGTGTGCACATACACGCTCTTCGGCGTGGCCTGGCTCTACAACGAGAAATCGCCACTTGGGTGGTGGACGCTGAAGCCTAGGCccaaggaagagagagagagagctagcgCACCTGTACGAGCGTCGTGAGTCCCATACCCTGGGGATGAGGAAGCCATGGAAGAGTTTGTTGCCAAGGGGGGAATGATCGGCACGACAATTGGCCCGAAAGGGTTTGTCGAGACGGACAAAGATGCGTTTAACTATCAGAAGGAGCTGCAGAAGAAGAAGCTGGAGCAGGAAGCTCAGAAGCTGTGGGTGAggatgaagaatgaggtcattTCGGAGCTTCAAGAGAAGGGCTACGTAGTTGACGCTGAGTGAAATTTGTATAAGTTTGCATGGCTATGTGGAAGTTTATGACGTTTGTATGTAAAAGTGATTACTGTTCGCATTGCTTTTGGATAAAAGGACTTTGTGAGTGCTTGCTCAAGAATTGTTGTGAGATAAATGTACAAGACCTTGAATAATTTTATGGAATTCTCATTATTGTTTTAACAAAACCCTACTAAGCAAAAGCGCCTCGCAAAGAAACAAGGGACAAACACACTGCTCTGACCAACATGCCTAGTCTGCGACCGCTTCTCGTTCATTGAACTAGAGTGAACCAATGATTTCAAAGATAAATTGCCTTATTGGCAATTTTGGCATTGTTAGGCAAAAAAACATGTTAGGGGGGAAGTGTGTATGTTCCtcataaaagaagaaaatgcatttatattCTGCTTTACAACATAACAAATACATCTACAAGACATTCTTGGGCAGAGATTATGAGTTGTTGCCTGGCCTACTCTTTCCCGATTCGCTCCTCCGGTAGCTCCTCAGCGGCGTCAAGTAAAACCGCAGCAACCCTTGATCGAGATTGCTTGGTGAATACCGAGCACTCTTGTTTCTCTGCAGAGTCTTCACTTCATTGCATTTGTTTTCCGCCCCAACACCATTCACATTGCTAAACAAGTCAACCATTTTGCACTGGTTCCGGCAGCTGACGCTGTAACTCCGAATCAGCTTCTGACTCACGGACGCGTTGGCTTCTTCTCCATTGGCAATCCTCCTCAGCTTTTGCCAAGAATCCGCGGATTCTTCATCCACACATTTCTTCTCGCTTCTCCTCTGCATCAAACCCCAAAAACTCCACTTCTTGTGCCGCCTATTCAGCTTTTGGTGGTCAACATCAACCCCATTGGTTGATTCCGAAGTGGCATTTTTACAAACAGGTTCACTGCAAATCCCAACGCCGCCGCGGCCCTCTTCCGCACGCTCATCATCTTCAACAGGTTTCAACTTCGAATTCGAACCCATCGAACTCATCAATTCCTTCTCTGTAATCAGCAGCTTGGCCCCATAGAACAACTCTGAAGTGGCAGGGGAGACTCTGGCATTTGATCCCAACTTCAGCTCGTCAACCTCCGCAGCCAAGGATCGATCGAAACTCGGCCGTTCGAAGCTCCGCCGCCGCTGCGAATTGTAATAGTCTTTGGTCTGAGCTGACCCGCCAGGACTCCGCTCCCAGTTTTCTTCCACAACCGAAACCATCCGGGTCAGCCTCGGCTGGGCGGCTCTCGGACCCAAATACCCGTCCCAAGAAGCCCGAGGCTCGTCCATTGACATTCGACCCGGATCCGGATCAGTATCGCACGATCTTCTCCCCAATGCGTACTCTCCAACCTCCGATTGGGTCTCCCGCCGCTTCTCCGCTACGAAACCCTCGTTCTCAACCTTCTTCATCTTCTGCTTCCGCCGCCATTGCCTCACCTTCCCGCACAAAACCGACGTCGTTCCCCAAAATGTCCCTGCAATGTCCTTCAAATCCCTACCCgcacccttcttcttctcccattCCAGATCTATCAACTCCTTCATCGTCTTGAACTCCGCATCCAAATCCAAAACATTACCTTCGTCTCCACCTTCGTTCTTCTCCTCATCTCTCACTTCGACATTGAACTTTCTCGGCACTCCTTTGCGGTCGTCGTCGATGTTGAAGAGCTCGGACAGAGTGTTCCGGGCCCTTACATCGCAGGACGTGCGCCGGGTCGGGTCAAGTGCGTTGTCCGACGACGATTCGGGTCTCGTTCCGGAACACGACTTGCATCTCCGGAGCTCAGACCCGGAATGGGGGTTCTGAGTCGGGGGTTCATGGTGAGCGGCGGCGGCGGAGTCGAGGCCTGCGAGGCGTTCGCTTAGGCAGGGGGCGCAGAATCCGGTGATGGGTTTGGTAGGGTGACGGTGACAGGTGGATAGGCGGTGAGTTTGGGGTTTCATTGCTCTTCTAGAGTTGGAGGAGGAGGGCGGAGGCGGTGGTAGCTGAGAGTGCGTGCATGGCAGAAGAAGGAAGTGGTGTGTCAGTAAGCGAGACGCGGTGAAGTTGAGAAAGGAAAggggaaattggaaaaaaaatggaaacacCGGATAAATCCCCTTTTTgggattttatggtatccatgaatattttttattttaattttatttttctaagcaATTAGCATGGAGCTGCAGGAGTCACAGAGGAGGAAGAATCCTATGCGTATAGGAATTTATGGCAATTTTAGTAGCATGCATATAATAAAATGTTATATATGTTGTAGggcctatttatttttatttttttaaaaggatTCGAATGTTGTTTTGTCACGATAATCTATCTTTTGGAGCTGGAAATACTCACATAGGAATTTCAGTCTACCCTTGATCATCATAATATGATTCATCAGCGTCGGAAATCGAATTCAAAATGTGCCTCAAAATGTGCCGTCTGAAATACAAATCATGAAATGTTGATATCCCAATTACATTCACACATTGACATATTTTAGTTAGTACATGCATTAACTTATCACAATTATGTAAACGGCTGAACAACGGAGCCTAATGTTCCTCTCGATCTAAATTATTAGAATAGTCAATAGAAGCTGAAATATAAGTTACCATTGAGTAGTTACAATGCTTGTTCACTAAACAAGATTTAGGTCCTCTTATTATCTTAATAACTTTTTACTTCAAATATAAGTTATCTATTAAGAACAATGATGtgtaaaaaaattgtgaaaactTATTCATCGAAAAAATGATTTCCGCATCCTCTTTTTATGTTCTCATGCACTCATTTTTTTATAGTCCTTGAATTGAATAATCAACGGATAGAAATAAAAGAAGAAGCATGGGAGCAGAAAATAATACTGTGGAAATTGTTTCTCTTTTCGGTAATCTCagcttcatattttttttttggttggattGAATCGAACAATAATACATCAAATTATTTGGTATATAACAAATGAATTTGTGTAGAAGTTAAAACGTTTGCTAGTGCATGATTATCTTGTTGAAACTTCTTGATGAGTCTTGAGAACTTTGCTTGCAAGTTGCTGCAGAAGAAGGGCGTGCAAGTAAATATCAGTCAGtgtgaagaagaaggaaacttACAGCTTTCCGGCCCACGGAAGGCCCAACATTAGTCGCACACTTTTCTTggattctgggtttttttttttttttggtgaactcTTGGATTCTGGGTTTGTTAACGTAAACAAATGCAAAATCCAACCACTTCCTTGCGTTGCGGACGTGCACAAAATTTTTAGGTCAACTGCACTACGGACACCACCATTGACATCGAAATCCACACCTTATCTAGCATTCCCAAACCAATGTGTGGTGGTAAGAAATAAGGAGTTCAAATCCTCCCAGGAGTATCCTcgttggatcctctttgtgaggatcttaagAATTCTTCAATCACATcagttcatcgtatattgtataatcataaatcattgtacatatttttatttaaaattgaatattaacagtacttgacaaaaattggccgcacaatgtacgataaacagatgtgattggaggatttATGGGATCCTCACCGGCGAGGATCCTCTATCCAAACCCTTTGCACTCAAAATGTTTTACGTGTCACTCAATGAGGTAGGTTATAAAGATGTCACAAACGAAAACATTTGTGCACTTTCCTATAAACTATGATGTATGTTTATCATACACTTCATCATCTATTATGTGTCTTTTCACTGTAACCCTGATTaactttcatatatttttttgttcttttcactTAACCTGAATTAACTTTCATAtttcttttttaacaaataatattatatacACTAAGAGGGAGGAGGCAAGGGGTGGCTTTAGCCTTACAAggtgctagcaataatgtgattcaaattctcttttagcgagaatcgaacctaagacatttcacttacaagtgaaaatgaataccatTAGGCTTTCATATTAACtgttcatttttcaattttgaaaaatattaaCTAGAGTTAGGCAAAAAACATGTGGCAGATGATGAGGTGCATTGTGAGCATACATCATAATTCATGATGGTGGCAAAAATGCTCCCGATCACAGGAAGTTTTCGGTGCAGAAGATTTGAAGTTGAAAATAAGGTACCTAGAATCTTTGAttgattaatatattaattCTCGAAATACTTGCTCGATGTTTGTCTTTTTACATTTCGATCACCTTCCAAAAAAGATGTACATAGAGATATCATCACCCGAGGCCACTTCAAGCATGCTCGATCTCCCTGTTTGCAATGCATGTACTGCACAACTTCTCAGACACGCACGTGCACGCACAGACCTCATTTTACTATATCAAATTGAAATAAGTATATGACCATCGTATATTTTATgagaaagctgagagaaaaaagAAGCCGACTAAATTTAACAAATCGATATAAAATTGGAAGGTAGTTGGGTGGGAACAATGTTGCTTGAGATCTTACTATGTTACTAAGTGATATTGTGTAATACTTAATTtaaactgaattttttttaaaattagaaaTACGTATTCTGACGTAAGTTTATATGGTTGATATTTGAtagttattttttatattatttagcaTCAAGATGTCAATATAAGGATATTAATATGCGGTTGCATAAAGGGTTACTTTCGATCCGTTTGTATACGTTCCACCGTCTAATTTTAGTTGCCCTAAAAAACCCCACGTTGTGTAATGGCTTCAGAAAATTTAGTAGCAGCTCCTGCTTTTATTACGTGTTCAATTTGTGTTTAAAATTTAGCAACGAAGTAGTGTTCTGCTGTttaagagctcgtttggatgtgtttttaaaatgactaaaaacgcTTGTTGTGAAAATGATTTTAAACCCAATATTTAGTAAAAATATGAGTAAATTCTGGAAAAGTACttaaagaagcacataactcatgcttcttgcaaaaaacactttaagtgcttttgaaacccatatttttttctctaaaagcgtttttagttattttaaaatacatctACACAAACGCTAAAGCTTCCCAGTCATAAGCTTACGTCGTCTTAAAAATAACCCAACTTTAGAAACGAATAGGCCCAGTCCAACCCAGGCCGTTACTTTGATCTCAACGTCTGCAGAGAAGGATCAGAATCAAGGCGCTGAAAAAGCCAGCATGGAGAA
Protein-coding regions in this window:
- the LOC126589072 gene encoding protein NRT1/ PTR FAMILY 8.2-like; protein product: MAEDDLPTKAAVAEENNVYTKDGTVDFRGNPAKRNETGTWKACPFILGNECCERLAFYGMSSNLVIYFKSQLNQTSAAAAKNNSNWGGTSYLTPLLGALLADSYLGRYKTIASFSLIYIIGMTLLTMSASVPGMKPTCVSKDVCHANGGQTAATFIALYLIALGTGGIKPCVSSYGADQFDDDDEVEKKHKGSFFNWFYFSINVGAMIASSVLVWIQDNVGWEWGFGVPAVAMAIAVLSFFSGTRLYRNQKPGGSPLTRIIQVIVASIRNYKVKVPEDKSLLYETADAESSIQGSRKLDHTNEFRFFDKAAVEVQVDQIKDSKSPWRLTTVTQVEELKSIIRLLPIWATGIIFAAACSQMSNFFVLQGTLMDIRVGRSSFEIPAASLSIFDTLSVIFWVPIYDRIIVPAARKYTGQKNGLTTLQRMGIGLFISIFSMVCAAVLELIRLRSVRQNNYYTYEHMPMSVFWQVPQYFLIGAAEVFKVIGQLEFFYDQAPDAMRSLCSALSLSTIALGNYFNSILVTIVTKMTTKNGNPGWIPNNLNYGHLDYFFWLLAVLSVLNLGVYLFIAKWYTYKKTVGTLR
- the LOC126589077 gene encoding protein OCTOPUS-like, with amino-acid sequence MKPQTHRLSTCHRHPTKPITGFCAPCLSERLAGLDSAAAAHHEPPTQNPHSGSELRRCKSCSGTRPESSSDNALDPTRRTSCDVRARNTLSELFNIDDDRKGVPRKFNVEVRDEEKNEGGDEGNVLDLDAEFKTMKELIDLEWEKKKGAGRDLKDIAGTFWGTTSVLCGKVRQWRRKQKMKKVENEGFVAEKRRETQSEVGEYALGRRSCDTDPDPGRMSMDEPRASWDGYLGPRAAQPRLTRMVSVVEENWERSPGGSAQTKDYYNSQRRRSFERPSFDRSLAAEVDELKLGSNARVSPATSELFYGAKLLITEKELMSSMGSNSKLKPVEDDERAEEGRGGVGICSEPVCKNATSESTNGVDVDHQKLNRRHKKWSFWGLMQRRSEKKCVDEESADSWQKLRRIANGEEANASVSQKLIRSYSVSCRNQCKMVDLFSNVNGVGAENKCNEVKTLQRNKSARYSPSNLDQGLLRFYLTPLRSYRRSESGKSRPGNNS